The Triticum dicoccoides isolate Atlit2015 ecotype Zavitan chromosome 6A, WEW_v2.0, whole genome shotgun sequence genome has a window encoding:
- the LOC119319364 gene encoding chloroplast stem-loop binding protein of 41 kDa a, chloroplastic-like: protein MAFSPATTATAARAAGAFTSGRVSSSPPSSLSSPFLPRVNGAIVARRGRGARAAASPVRAQAAGAAKKNVLVVNTNSGGHAVIGFYFAKALLAAGHAVTVLTVGDEGSDKMKKPPFSRFSELTSAGAKTVWGDPATVGAAVGGATFDVVLENNGKDLDAVKPVADWAKSAGVGQFLFISSAGIYLQTDEPPHVEGDAVKESAGHVGVEKYIAAEFGSWASFRPQYMTGSGNNKDCEEWFFDRIVRKRPVPIPGSGMQLTNISHARDLGSMLTLAVDNPDAAAGKIFNCVSDRGVTLNGLAKMCAAAAGATVEIVNYDPAAAGVDAKKAFPFRNMHFYAEPRAAKEVLGWTSTTNLPEDLKERFAEYASSGRGEKAMTFDLDDKILAAVGAAPVGVAA from the exons atggccttctccCCGGCCACGACCGCCACAGCCGCGCGCGCGGCGGGCGCATTCACCTCGGGCCGCGTCTCaagctcgccgccgtcgtcgctGTCGTCGCCGTTCCTCCCGCGGGTGAACGGCGCGATCGTCGCGAGGAGGGGACGCGGTGCCCGTGCGGCGGCCTCGCCGGTGCGCGCGCAGGCCGCCGGAGCCGCCAAGAAGAACGTGCTGGTCGTCAACACCAACAGCGGAGGCCACGCGGTCATCGGGTTCTACTTCGCCAAGGCGCTCCTCGCGGCGGGGCATGCCGTCACCGTGCTCACAGTCGGCGACGAGGGCTCGGACAAGATGAAGAAGCCGCCCTTCTCCCGCTTCTCG GAGCTGACGAGCGCCGGGGCGAAGACGGTGTGGGGTGACCCGGCGACCGTCGGCGCGGCCGTCGGCGGAGCGACCTTCGACGTCGTGCTGGAAAACAACGGCAAGGACCTCGACGCCGTCAA GCCGGTGGCGGACTGGGCCAAGTCGGCCGGCGTCGGCCAGTTCCTGTTCATCAGCAGCGCCGGGATTTACCTTCAAACCGACGAGCCGCCGCACGTGGAGGGG GACGCCGTGAAGGAGAGCGCCGGGCACGTCGGCGTGGAGAAATACATCGCGGCGGAGTTCGGCAGCTGGGCCTCGTTCCGGCCGCAGTACATGACCGGCTCCGGCAACAACAAGGACTGCGAGGAGTGGTTCTTCGACA GAATCGTGCGGAAGCGGCCGGTGCCGATCCCGGGGTCGGGGATGCAGCTGACCAACATCTCCCACGCGAGGGACCTGGGCAGCATGCTCACGCTCGCCGTCGACAACCCCGACGCCGCCGCCGGGAAGATCTTCAACTGCGTGAGCGACCGCGGCGTGACGCTCAACGGCCTGGCCAAGATGTGCGCGGCGGCCGCGGGCGCCACCGTCGAGATCGTCAACTACGACCCGGCCGCCGCCGGCGTCGACGCCAAGAAGGCCTTCCCCTTCCGCAACATG CATTTCTACGCGGAGCCTCGGGCGGCCAAGGAGGTGCTGGGATGGACGAGCACCACCAACCTGCCGGAGGACCTCAAGGAGCGGTTCGCCGAGTACGCGAGCAGCGGCCGGGGAGAGAAGGCCATGACCTTCGACCTCGACGACAAGATCCTCGCCGCCGTCGGGGCGGCGCCGGTCGGCGTCGCCGCCTAG